One window of Aspergillus oryzae RIB40 DNA, chromosome 3 genomic DNA carries:
- a CDS encoding uncharacterized protein (predicted protein), producing the protein MGGLSFLFIRPSWRLNEHAFCSDTMMTTKRNDVTSKYNRNRGEFAYISCTLLHRGDGRVSSAPGETEMARSLLLVCLLWPPKTRSNLCFVKAKILERQPFGFSTSPLFLSESDLSPFSLILSLYHRNPEPKMD; encoded by the exons ATGGGGggactttcttttctgtttaTCCGCCCAAGTTGGAGATTGAATGAACATGCATTTTGTTCTGATACC ATGATGACCACCAAACGAAATGACGTTACTTCTAAATATAACCGGAATCGAGGAGAGTTTGCGT ATATCTCGTGCACCTTGCTCCACCGCGGTGATGGTCGAGTGTCGTCCGCTCCTGGCGAAACGGAGATGGCCAGA TCTCTTCTGCTGGTTTGCCTCCTTTGGCCGCCCAAGACCCGCAGTAACCTCTGCTTTGTCAAAGCCAAAATTTTGGAGCGCCAGCCATTCGGGTTCAGCACTTCACCGCTTTTCCTGTCAGAGTCAGACCTCTCCCCCTTTAGTCTCATCCTTAGTCTCTACCACAGAAACCCAGAGCCCAAAATGGACTAG